In Ailuropoda melanoleuca isolate Jingjing chromosome 4, ASM200744v2, whole genome shotgun sequence, the following proteins share a genomic window:
- the EVA1A gene encoding protein eva-1 homolog A isoform X2: MALLSNILEAYSFVSENPERAALYFVSGVCIGLVLTLAALVMRISCHTDCRQRPRKKFLQDRDSSCESSDSEDGSSDTASDISVRRHRRFERTLNKNVFTSAEELERAQRLEERERIIREIWMNGQPEVPGTRSLNRYY; the protein is encoded by the exons ATGGCTTTGCTCAGCAACATCCTAGAGGCCTATTCCTTTGTCTCAG AAAATCCCGAGCGAGCAGCACTGTACTTTGTCTCCGGCGTGTGCATCGGGCTGGTGCTCACCCTGGCTGCCTTGGTGATGAGGATCTCTTGCCACACGGACTGCCGGCAGCGTCCCCGGAAGAAGTTCCTGCAGGACCGAGACAGCAGTTGCGAGAGCAGCGACAGCGAGGATGGCAGCTCAGACACGGCGTCTGACATCTCGGTCAGGAGACACCGCCGCTTCGAAAGGACTTTGAACAAGAATGTGTTCACCTCTGCCGAGGAGCTGGAGCGCGCCCAGCGGCTGGAGGAGCGGGAGCGCATCATTAGGGAGATCTGGATGAATGGCCAGCCCGAGGTTCCAGGGACCAGGAGCTTGAACCGCTACTACTAG